In Erigeron canadensis isolate Cc75 chromosome 1, C_canadensis_v1, whole genome shotgun sequence, a single window of DNA contains:
- the LOC122591241 gene encoding uncharacterized protein LOC122591241, translating into MIRKDKSWAGPSGGKRLCFDIRRDGRREDYRRDDRPYDRRDKRPIQYGKSVHLVDLTKSPKEILKTERVGSTFKPPPPLRSAKKNMNKYCDFHEDHGHDTNDCRELQAEIKRALEEGKLEHLVPGAKQGRKTPTKKTFAWQKIPVKKENNEDPGPAEGHVCMVYQRRDPGKRKANVLEGWAVVPKSFPSVETVSSDPVIIQAHLANFEVGKIYLDNGSSTYIIYEHCFNKLPQRVKDLKRPPLAPLVGFNCESSWPIGEVSMEVMMGKYPLQRIEVVDFTIVRAPSPYNVLLDRPSM; encoded by the coding sequence ATGATTAGAAAAGATAAGTCTTGGGCAGGACCCTCTGGAGGAAAAAGGCTTTGTTTTGATATTAGACGAGATGGTCGTAGGGAGGATTACAGAAGAGATGACCGTCCATATGACAGAAGAGACAAGAGACCCATTCAATATGGCAAAAGTGTCCATCTTGTGGACTTAACAAAGTCTCCAAAAGAGATTTTGAAAACTGAGAGGGTGGGCTCAACTTTCAAGCCCCCTCCTCCTCTCAGATCtgcaaagaaaaacatgaataAGTATTGTGACTTTCACGAAGACCATGGTCATGATACTAATGATTGCAGAGAACTCCAAGCAGAAATCAAAAGGGCCTTAGAAGAAGGGAAGTTAGAGCACCTTGTCCCTGGAGCCAAACAGGGAAGAAAAACTCCTACAAAGAAGACCTTCGCATGGCAGAAGATACcggttaaaaaagaaaacaatgagGATCCGGGTCCAGCAGAAGGACATGTTTGTATGGTATACCAAAGGAGAGATCCAGGAAAGCGTAAAGCAAATGTATTGGAAGGTTGGGCAGTGGTGCCAAAATCCTTTCCATCTGTGGAAACGGTATCCTCAGACCCTGTCATCATACAAGCTCACTTGGCAAACTTCGAGGTTggaaaaatatatttagataatggaAGCTCTACATACATTATTTATGAGCATTGCTTCAATAAACTCCCTCAAAGAGTTAAAGATCTCAAGCGCCCGCCCTTGGCACCTCTAGTTGGTTTCAATTGTGAATCTAGCTGGCCCATTGGAGAAGTAAGTATGGAGGTAATGATGGGTAAATACCCACTCCAGAGAATTGAAGTTGTGGACTTCACAATTGTTAGAGCACCTTCACCATACAATGTGTTGCTCGACAGGCCATCCATGTAG
- the LOC122591233 gene encoding uncharacterized protein LOC122591233 — translation MPFGLKNAGATYQRLIDKTFQHQIGRNVEAYVDDIVIKSHEENAMITDIQETFNTLRGINMKLNPSKCSFGMEKGKFLGHIVTVRGIKANPKKIEAVVDMPSPKTKKQGCLRKQDFSWTEEAEKAFQDMKKFLADLPTLTTPIPEETLTLYLGASKECVRAVLLAERGSSQMPIYFVSRALKDKPIKQVLSKPEVSGRLAKWAIELGEHEITFQSRNAKKGQILADFLAEVDGEEEEVSKVEENPPWTLFTDGASSVGGSGAGLILIDPEKKEYTYALRFDFLASNNKAKYEALLAGLRIARKMGVEKIHAYVDSQLVANQIKGAFEASQKTMQLYLEEARKIIFEFKKFNIEQVPRSQNKKADALSKLTSLTFAHLTKEVLVEVLEEKSIVPKKEVSQTEEAECWMTPLYNFIKDGTLPEDKESARKTRMKAPMYLIMEGSLFRKSFLGPHLRCVGPLQAKELIQEVHGGTCGIHAGPRS, via the exons ATGCCTTTTGGCTTGAAGAATGCTGGGGCTACTTACCAGAGGCTGATAGATAAAACCTTCCAACACCAGATCGGGAGAAATGTTGAAGCTTATGTGGATGACATAGTCATCAAAAGCCATGAGGAGAATGCCATGATAACTGATATCCAAGAAACTTTCAATACATTAAGGGGAATAAATATGAAGCTTAATCCTTCCAAGTGCAGCTTTGGAATGGAAAAAGGTAAATTCTTGGGTCACATAGTGACTGTAAGAGGAATAAAAGCTAACCCAAAAAAGATTGAAGCAGTTGTAGATATGCCTTCCCCGAAAACAAAGAAGCAA GGATGCTTAAGGAAACAAGATTTTTCTTGGACAGAGGAAGCTGAAAAGGCATTTCAAGACATGAAGAAATTTTTGGCTGACCTACCAACACTTACTACTCCTATACCCGAGGAAACACTCACTCTTTACTTGGGTGCCTCCAAAGAATGTGTAAGAGCTGTGTTGTTGGCAGAAAGAGGAAGTTCTCAGATGCCCATATACTTCGTCAGTCGAGCATTGAAAG ACAAGCCCATCAAGCAAGTCCTATCAAAGCCTGAGGTGTCTGGCAGGCTAGCTAAGTGGGCAATTGAACTTGGAGAACATGAAATAACATTTCAATCAAGAAATGCAAAGAAAGGCCAAATTTTGGCGGATTTTCTAGCAGAAGTTGACGGGGAGGAGGAAGAAGTAAGCAAGGTGGAAGAAAACCCACCATGGACTCTTTTTACAGATGGAGCCTCAAGTGTTGGAGGATCAGGAGCAGGTCTTATCCTCATTGACCCAGAAAAGAAGGAATACACTTATGCCCTTCGTTTTGACTTCCTAGCCTCAAATAATAAAGCTAAATATGAGGCCCTTCTAGCTGGTTTAAGAATAGCAAGGAAAATGGGGGTGGAAAAAATCCATGCCTACGTGGACTCCCAGTTAGTAGCAAACCAAATAAAAGGAGCATTTGAAGCAAGTCAAAAGACTATGCAGCTTTATTTGGAGGAAGCCAGAAAGATTATTTTTGAATTCAAGAAATTCAATATAGAACAGGTTCCTAGAAGCCAGAACAAGAAGGCAGACGCCTTAAGTAAGCTGACATCTTTAACCTTTGCCCATCTTACAAAGGAGGTGTTAGTGGAGGTGCTGGAAGAAAAATCAATAGTGCCAAAAAAGGAAGTCTCTCAAACTGAAGAAGCTGAATGTTGGATGACTCCATTGTATAACTTCATCAAAGATGGAACCCTCCCTGAAGATAAAGAAAGTGCGAGGAAAACAAGGATGAAAGCACCCATGTATCTGATAATGGAAGGATCTTTGTTCAGAAAATCCTTCCTTGGTCCCCATCTTCGTTGTGTAGGTCCCTTGCAAGCGAAGGAGCTCATCCAAGAAGTGCATGGTGGAACATGTGGCATCCATGCTGGACCAAGATCATGA